A portion of the Limosilactobacillus reuteri genome contains these proteins:
- a CDS encoding transposase, translated as MGRKSKYSAEEKLLILNEVLQNGIHKVITKYKISQKTIRRWSLLYKYQGMLGLQTSHHNQSYSKEFKNSLVEQYQQTDEALDLFAIKHGLRSQRQLEQWIIRYNESNLKAYTPRKRDSKMSGRKTDFEERLTIIEELIKHDVNYNWAVEKYHISYQQVYGWYQKYRKSGNDPESLRDRRGKAKPEEKWTEVDRLKAENHLLRAQLEKQEMEIAFAKKLTEIRNREVEKDSGTKPSKN; from the coding sequence ATGGGAAGAAAATCTAAATACTCAGCAGAGGAAAAACTCTTAATCCTCAATGAAGTTTTACAAAATGGAATCCATAAGGTAATAACTAAGTACAAGATTAGCCAAAAAACTATCAGGCGGTGGAGTCTTCTATACAAGTATCAGGGAATGTTAGGACTTCAAACAAGTCATCATAATCAAAGCTACTCTAAAGAATTTAAAAACTCATTGGTTGAACAATATCAACAAACAGATGAGGCATTAGATTTATTTGCGATAAAACACGGTTTACGATCTCAAAGGCAACTAGAACAATGGATTATCCGGTATAATGAATCTAACTTAAAGGCCTATACGCCAAGAAAGCGAGATTCAAAAATGAGTGGACGAAAGACTGACTTTGAAGAACGACTTACTATCATTGAAGAGTTGATTAAGCATGATGTGAACTACAATTGGGCAGTTGAAAAGTACCATATTAGTTACCAACAAGTTTATGGCTGGTATCAAAAGTATCGCAAAAGCGGTAATGACCCAGAATCACTTCGTGATCGCCGAGGCAAAGCTAAGCCAGAAGAGAAGTGGACGGAAGTTGACCGACTCAAGGCAGAAAATCACTTATTAAGGGCTCAGCTAGAAAAGCAAGAGATGGAGATTGCGTTCGCAAAAAAATTAACAGAAATACGCAATCGGGAGGTGGAAAAGGACTCCGGTACCAAGCCATCAAAGAACTAA
- a CDS encoding IS3 family transposase, giving the protein MNRNTQSGGGKGLRYQAIKELNQENGWSISQLCKIADSSRDGYYKWLNRKPSRYHNEQAELLEAIVELEEEHNWTLGYLAMTTQLSFENRLSFTAGLKRITNCMRKHGIRANIRKKKRNRIQRHEEYINDNLLQGQFDRETKNEVWVTDTTEVAYGEHTLHKVRVHVILDLYGRYALSYNISDTETSSAVIETFNRAFTVEPDAQPMIHTDRGSAYCSSMFNDYLASKNCIHSMSHPGHPWENSPIERWWNDFKLIWINKHNRPKTLAELEQLVKGAIEYFNTKRAYTSKNGLTAEQFRNQAA; this is encoded by the coding sequence ATTAACAGAAATACGCAATCGGGAGGTGGAAAAGGACTCCGGTACCAAGCCATCAAAGAACTAAATCAAGAAAATGGATGGTCAATTAGCCAGTTGTGTAAAATAGCTGATTCTTCGCGAGATGGTTATTACAAATGGCTCAATCGAAAGCCAAGTCGATATCATAATGAGCAAGCAGAGTTACTTGAAGCGATTGTAGAGTTAGAAGAAGAACATAATTGGACGCTGGGATATTTAGCGATGACTACACAGTTAAGCTTTGAAAACCGTTTAAGCTTTACCGCTGGATTAAAACGAATAACTAATTGCATGCGTAAGCATGGAATTAGAGCAAATATTAGGAAGAAGAAGCGCAATCGAATTCAACGCCATGAAGAATACATCAATGACAACTTATTGCAGGGACAATTCGACCGTGAAACTAAAAATGAAGTGTGGGTTACCGACACAACGGAAGTTGCCTACGGCGAACACACACTTCATAAAGTACGAGTACACGTTATTTTAGATTTATATGGTCGTTACGCTTTAAGCTACAATATTTCAGACACAGAAACTTCATCAGCAGTAATTGAAACCTTTAATCGTGCTTTTACGGTTGAACCTGATGCGCAACCAATGATCCATACTGACCGCGGATCAGCTTACTGCTCAAGTATGTTCAACGACTACTTAGCCTCTAAAAATTGTATTCATAGTATGTCACACCCCGGTCATCCTTGGGAAAACTCCCCCATAGAGCGTTGGTGGAATGACTTCAAGCTAATCTGGATTAACAAACATAATCGTCCTAAGACGCTAGCAGAGCTAGAACAGCTCGTCAAAGGAGCCATTGAATACTTTAATACCAAACGCGCTTACACAAGCAAAAACGGCTTGACCGCGGAACAATTCCGCAATCAAGCTGCCTAA
- a CDS encoding DUF308 domain-containing protein has product MIFLVIMGALFLILGGFYLANSWQQYREWKSGTIIVVLSIIAIVYGVINLPYFHHNNSASSSQSTSSSQVARSSSFSSFSNGLAIGNSSANEAQQESKTMAVLRQMQKGYSKLGSVDYNEDSKTFQITPTDDNTVEALKALAQDPSQAEQMGWPNLTKSIKSNSGQVEKALGEGYSISIMNPSDSSKALYTAKDGKTTYDIANQ; this is encoded by the coding sequence ATGATTTTCTTAGTAATAATGGGAGCCCTATTTTTAATTTTGGGTGGTTTTTATCTTGCTAATTCATGGCAACAGTATCGCGAATGGAAAAGCGGGACAATCATTGTCGTATTGAGTATTATCGCAATTGTTTATGGTGTGATTAATTTACCTTATTTTCATCATAATAATTCTGCTAGCTCAAGCCAAAGTACTTCATCTTCACAAGTGGCGCGGTCCAGTAGTTTTTCATCATTTTCGAATGGATTAGCGATTGGCAATTCAAGTGCAAATGAAGCGCAACAAGAAAGTAAGACAATGGCTGTTTTGCGTCAAATGCAAAAGGGTTATTCAAAATTAGGTTCAGTTGACTATAACGAAGATAGTAAGACATTCCAGATCACGCCAACTGATGATAATACGGTTGAAGCATTGAAAGCTTTAGCGCAAGATCCAAGTCAGGCTGAACAAATGGGTTGGCCTAACTTAACTAAGTCGATTAAAAGCAATTCAGGGCAAGTAGAAAAAGCATTAGGTGAAGGATATTCAATTAGTATTATGAATCCAAGTGATTCTAGTAAGGCGTTGTATACGGCCAAAGATGGCAAAACTACATACGATATTGCTAATCAATAA
- a CDS encoding ribonuclease H family protein has protein sequence MVKKYYAVKKGRHPGIYKTWAECQKEVNGYPNAKFKSFLTLKGANEWLQATGNIVPSTKAVDYSDNILVYTDGGSRNHGNKLGQHVKADDKAAWAYFIQTKDQAYTGTAGEFGATNNKMEITALIQALTKLLELGLQDQPITAILDSHYVLDPIMKGWLTNWQRRGWLTAGGKPVANQELWEEIVTLLPQFPNLHFDWTKGHATNAGNNKVDELLNKTMDQL, from the coding sequence ATGGTAAAAAAATATTATGCAGTCAAAAAAGGTCGTCATCCAGGAATATATAAAACTTGGGCTGAATGTCAGAAGGAAGTTAATGGATATCCGAATGCTAAATTCAAAAGCTTTTTAACGCTTAAAGGTGCTAATGAGTGGCTTCAGGCTACGGGAAATATCGTGCCATCGACTAAAGCAGTTGATTATTCTGATAACATTCTTGTTTATACTGATGGAGGCTCCCGTAATCATGGCAATAAATTGGGACAGCATGTTAAGGCAGATGATAAAGCGGCCTGGGCTTATTTTATTCAAACTAAAGATCAAGCTTATACAGGAACTGCTGGCGAATTTGGTGCTACTAATAATAAAATGGAGATTACAGCTTTAATCCAAGCACTAACTAAACTATTAGAACTTGGCCTCCAAGATCAACCAATTACAGCGATTTTGGATTCACATTATGTACTGGACCCAATTATGAAAGGTTGGTTAACTAATTGGCAGCGGCGGGGATGGTTAACCGCTGGTGGCAAGCCGGTAGCAAATCAAGAGCTATGGGAAGAAATAGTTACCCTTTTACCTCAGTTCCCTAATTTACATTTTGATTGGACTAAGGGGCATGCAACGAATGCTGGAAATAATAAGGTCGATGAATTACTAAATAAGACGATGGATCAGTTATAA